The proteins below come from a single Panicum hallii strain FIL2 chromosome 7, PHallii_v3.1, whole genome shotgun sequence genomic window:
- the LOC112899202 gene encoding expansin-A10, protein MAPPLLLVVLLLPALAAGHQHPSSSGSSALSEWRPAKASYYAADPEDAIGGACGFGDLGKHGYGMATVGLSTALFERGAACGGCYEVKCVEDLKYCLPGTSIVVTATNFCAPNYGLPADAGGHCNPPNHHFLLPIQAFEKIALWKAGVMPIQYRRVKCLREGGVRFSVNGRHFFFTVLISNVGGAGDVRSVKIKGTESGWLSMGRNWGQVWHINCDMRGQPLSFELSSSDGKRLTSFNVVPKDWEYGKTYTGKQFLL, encoded by the exons ATGGCTCCGCCACTACtgctcgtcgtcctcctcctcccggccctcgccgccggccaccagcacCCGTCCTCCTCCGGCTCCTCCGCCCTCTCCGAGTGGCGCCCCGCCAAGGCCTCCTACTACGCCGCCGACCCCGAGGACGCCATCG GTGGGGCGTGCGGGTTCGGGGATCTGGGCAAGCACGGGTACGGGATGGCGACGGTGGGGCTGAGCACGGCGCTGTtcgagcgcggcgcggcgtgcggcggctgCTACGAGGTCAAGTGCGTCGAGGATCTCAAGTATTGTCTCCCCGGCACCTCCATCGTCGTCACGGCCACCAACTTCTGCGCCCCCAACTACGGCCTCCCCGCCGACGCCGGCGGCCACTGCAACCCGCCCAATCACCACTTCCTCCTCCCCATCCAGGCGTTCGAGAAGATTGCCCTCTGGAAGGCCGGCGTCATGCCCATCCAGTACCGCCG TGTTAAGTGCCTCCGTGAAGGTGGTGTCAGGTTCTCTGTCAACGGTCGACACTTCTTCTTCACAGTCCTAATCAGCAACGTTGGTGGTGCGGGTGATGTGAGATCGGTGAAGATCAAAGGAACAGAGTCAGGATGGCTCTCGATGGGCCGCAACTGGGGTCAGGTGTGGCACATCAACTGTGACATGAGGGGCCAGCCCCTGTCCTTCGAGCTCAGCTCAAGCGATGGCAAGAGGCTGACCAGTTTTAATGTCGTGCCCAAGGATTGGGAATATGGAAAAACATACACCGGGAAACAGTTTCTGCTGTAG